A genome region from Triticum aestivum cultivar Chinese Spring chromosome 2B, IWGSC CS RefSeq v2.1, whole genome shotgun sequence includes the following:
- the LOC123041958 gene encoding putative lipid-transfer protein DIR1: protein MAKSNALAATLLLVMVVSLATLEGVHGVCGMSNDEFKLCQPAAAVNNPTESPSGECCAALGKANLSCICRYKGIAGIWLKMYHIDAKRAMALPGKCGLTMPNNCS, encoded by the coding sequence ATGGCTAAGTCAAATGCATTGGCTGCAACACTGTTGCTTGTCATGGTGGTGTCCCTCGCCACACTAGAGGGTGTTCATGGCGTCTGCGGCATGTCGAATGATGAATTCAAGCTTTGCCAGCCCGCGGCGGCAGTGAATAACCCGACAGAGAGTCCGTCGGGTGAGTGTTGTGCTGCGCTTGGGAAGGCCAATCTATCATGCATTTGCCGCTACAAAGGCATCGCCGGCATATGGCTGAAAATGTACCACATCGACGCAAAGCGCGCCATGGCTCTGCCCGGCAAGTGCGGTCTCACCATGCCCAACAACTGCTCGTGA
- the LOC123041959 gene encoding putative lipid-transfer protein DIR1 has translation MAKAHALAAALLLVMSVSLAALEGVHGVCGMSNDEFKLCQPAAAVNNPTDSPLAECCAALGKANLSCICRYKGIAGIWLRKYHIDAKRAMALPGKCGLTMPNNCS, from the coding sequence ATGGCTAAGGCACATGCATTGGCTGCAGCATTGTTGCTTGTCATGTCGGTGTCCCTTGCCGCACTAGAGGGTGTTCATGGCGTTTGCGGCATGTCGAATGATGAATTCAAGCTTTGCCAGCCCGCAGCGGCAGTGAATAACCCCACAGACAGTCCGTTGGCTGAGTGTTGTGCTGCGCTTGGGAAGGCCAACCTATCATGTATCTGCCGGTACAAAGGCATCGCTGGCATATGGCTGAGAAAGTACCACATCGACGCAAAGCGCGCCATGGCGCTGCCTGGCAAGTGTGGTCTCACCATGCCCAACAACTGCTCGTGA